In the genome of Sphingomonas naphthae, one region contains:
- the argF gene encoding ornithine carbamoyltransferase, with translation MIRHFLDLDDAGPAAIAAMLNDAADRKAARRHLPRGGADPDAPLAGHTLAMIFEKNSTRTRVSFDMAMRQLGGTTIVMDAGSMQLGRGESIADTARVLSRYVDAIMIRTDDHAKVVEMAQHATVPIINGLTDWSHPCQIMADMLTVIEHRAKLVGTKWAWLGDGNNVLHSIIEAGSLMGFEVRAACPEGYDPDMAAVGAATQRGATVTLTRDPAIAVADADVVVTDTWISMGQLHAEEKLAAMAPYQVTTALMAGAAPDATFLHCLPAHRGEEVVDAVIDGPQSAIWDEAENRLHAQKSVLLWALGKLG, from the coding sequence ATGATCCGCCACTTCCTCGACCTGGACGACGCCGGCCCCGCCGCGATCGCGGCGATGCTGAACGACGCGGCGGACCGCAAGGCGGCGCGCAGGCATCTGCCCAGGGGCGGCGCCGACCCGGACGCGCCGCTCGCCGGCCACACGCTGGCGATGATCTTCGAGAAGAATTCGACCCGTACCCGCGTGTCGTTCGACATGGCGATGCGCCAGCTGGGCGGCACCACGATCGTGATGGACGCCGGATCGATGCAGCTCGGGCGCGGCGAGAGCATCGCCGATACCGCGCGCGTCCTCTCGCGCTACGTCGACGCGATCATGATCCGTACCGACGATCACGCCAAGGTGGTCGAGATGGCGCAGCACGCCACCGTGCCGATCATCAATGGCCTGACCGACTGGTCGCACCCCTGCCAGATCATGGCCGACATGCTGACCGTGATCGAGCATCGCGCGAAACTCGTCGGCACGAAGTGGGCGTGGCTGGGCGACGGCAACAATGTGCTCCACTCGATCATCGAGGCGGGCAGCCTGATGGGCTTCGAGGTGCGCGCCGCCTGCCCCGAGGGTTACGATCCCGACATGGCCGCCGTCGGCGCCGCCACCCAGCGCGGCGCGACGGTGACGCTCACCCGCGATCCCGCGATCGCGGTGGCCGATGCCGACGTGGTCGTCACCGACACCTGGATCTCGATGGGCCAGCTCCACGCCGAGGAGAAACTGGCGGCGATGGCGCCCTATCAGGTGACCACCGCGCTGATGGCCGGCGCCGCGCCCGACGCCACCTTCCTCCACTGCCTGCCCGCCCATCGCGGCGAGGAAGTGGTGGACGCGGTGATCGACGGCCCCCAGTCCGCCATCTGGGACGAGGCGGAGAACCGCCTTCACGCGCAGAAATCGGTGCTGCTGTGGGCGCTGGGCAAGCTGGGCTGA